The sequence below is a genomic window from Deinococcus humi.
GGCGGCGCTGGCTGGGGACACGTTGCAGGCGTTCTGGTTCTCGTTGCCGCCCGCCACCACCATCACCAGGTTGCGGGCCGCCGCGTTGTTTACGGCGTCGTTGACCGCCTGACTGAAACCGCCGCCCAGGCTCATGTTTGCCACGGCGGGGCCGGACTTGTTGTTCAGCGCCCAGTTCACGCCCGCGATGACGCCGGAATTCGAGCCGCTGCCGCTGCAGTCGAGCACCTTGACTGCCACCAGTTGCACGCCTTTGGCGACGCCCCAGGTGTTGCTGCCCACGGTTCCGGCAACGTGCGTGCCGTGGCCCTGGCAATCGCTGTTGGTGCCGTCCCCTGTGGTGTTGGTGCCCCACACCGCCCGGCCCCCGAAGTTGGTGTGCGAGGTATTGATACCGGTGTCAATGATGTACGCCTTGACACCGCTGGCGGTGGTGGCATAGGTGTAGTTGCCGTCCAGCGGCAGATTGCGCTGGTCAATACGGTCCAGACCCCAGGTGGCCCCACTCTGGGTGGCGGTGGCATGCATCACGCCGTCCTGCTCGATGTATTTCACCGCCGGATTGGCCTGCAACCGGCTGAGGTTCTGGGCACTCAGGCGTGCGGAAAATCCATTGAGGGCCTGCGAATAGATGTTCTGGATGCTGACGCCCTGCGGGTCCAACCCCAGGCCGCGAATCAACCCGCCTGCGCTCTGGCTTTCCAGTGCCTGGGCTGTGACTCGGCCCGCCCCCTGGCTGAGGACCACGATGTACTGCCCCTCGATGGCCTCTGGGTTGCCCGTGCCCAGCAGCGGAGCCTGGGTGC
It includes:
- a CDS encoding S8 family peptidase; the encoded protein is MNGRTTVGLLFLTLTLSACGNQKSAPEGAAAPDAPPAATNVSLGADTDSGRSRTQAPLLGTGNPEAIEGQYIVVLSQGAGRVTAQALESQSAGGLIRGLGLDPQGVSIQNIYSQALNGFSARLSAQNLSRLQANPAVKYIEQDGVMHATATQSGATWGLDRIDQRNLPLDGNYTYATTASGVKAYIIDTGINTSHTNFGGRAVWGTNTTGDGTNSDCQGHGTHVAGTVGSNTWGVAKGVQLVAVKVLDCSGSGSNSGVIAGVNWALNNKSGPAVANMSLGGGFSQAVNDAVNNAAARNLVMVVAGGNENQNACNVSPASAASAITVGATTRTDARASYSNYGSCLDLFAPGSDITSTWIGSTTATNTISGTSMATPHVVGAVALILAGNAGASTDSVTSTLLGSTTASKVSGAGTGSPNRLLYTGAAGSTTPPPTGGTTTYTGSVSSGRSVYSSNFSYGGGSIRGVLSGPSGTDFDLYLQKQSGTSWVDVASSEGSSSNETVTYSAGSGTYRWEIYAYQGSGSFTLTETK